One segment of Labrus mixtus chromosome 10, fLabMix1.1, whole genome shotgun sequence DNA contains the following:
- the ptcd3 gene encoding small ribosomal subunit protein mS39 — protein sequence MASSGRHVGHYIQRNSRFLLNNLDQLWVNRTFGWTSALRQHAAETITESTDTIVIPRKKTWSKEAVLEALTATVSRDPTAYSYQFQDDPYLTPRTAPEFRLYTLAQESGRSAAKYFVDSNPKFFTKDFAEPHIPCLMPETVSLRLEEVSEEALKERINLRKVKAAVDMYDQILQAGVSVSMETTHDLLDLICLYCDKDPVEDEGPETEDVEGAEDAKRKKGVARRASNILKSIWRENNNAERLFNLLPERDTQCYSALIRGMVKHGAYTKAFSTYTDLLNNRLTADVHIFNALISAAPEVRDKYNERWDVVIELLNQMSQQKVQPNLLTFNSVLKALRRCGFLAKTQSIHTLNEMKALGIAPSLASFDHILAVFFKGASRPANSDIFQEVMSELAGTSFTCRDPDDAHFFSNAMRTCVEIKDLELAYKIQSLLEVGENWRLLRDPYRSYFYGSFFSLLCMMEHIDVVMKWYRRLVPSVYYPNTQGLRDLMQALDTDGRLDLLPVIWKDICSLGHDNKSDLVEELLNLMARDTHSPEVQESFAACALDVKSVFAGDRGNKSLEWSSSSLSNITSLLLRANKTQQAWEMLQLFKSKNRVPATGLLEEFLSACHSEGSTKRAVALVQLSAAFCLSATPTLAKRTLSEFDLTEEQRAILLDLESAGESSE from the exons ATGGCGTCCTCCGGTAGGCACGTAGGGCATTATATCCAAAGAAACAGCCGATTTTTGCTCAATAACCTGGACCAGTTGTGGGTTAACAG GACTTTTGGTTGGACTTCAGCTCTGCGACAACACGCTGCAGAAACTATTACAG AATCCACAGACACTATTGTCATCCCCAGGAAGAAAACATG GAGCAAGGAGGCAGTGCTGGAGGCTCTGACTGCAACTGTCAGCAGG GATCCAACAGCCTACTCCTATCAGTTCCAGGATGATCCTTACCTCACTCCCAGGACCGCCCCGGAGTTT AGGCTGTACACTCTCGCTCAGGAGTCCGGCAGATCTGCAGCCAAGTACTTTGTCGACAGTAATCCCAAGTTCTTCACCAAAGACTTTGCAGAACCACATATACCA TGTCTGATGCCAGAGACTGTGTCACTGCGTCTGGAGGAAGTGAGTGAGGAAGCTCTGAAGGAACGAATCAACCTGAGGAAAGTTAAGGCTGCTGTGGACATGTACGATCAAATCCTGCAAGCTG GCGTGTCGGTGTCCATGGAAACGACCCATGACCTGTTAGACCTGATCTGTCTCTACTGTGACAAAGATCCTGTCGAGGACGAAGGACCAGAGACGGAGGACGTG gaGGGGGCAGAGGACGCTAAGAGAAAAAAAGGCGTGGCCCGTCGAGCGTCAAACATCCTGAAGTCAATctggagagaaaacaacaatgcaGAGAGACTCTTTAACCTTCtgccagagagagacacacagtgtTACTCTGCTCTGATCAGAGGCATGGTGAAG CATGGAGCCTACACAAAGGCCTTCAGTACATACACAGACCTGCTGAACAACAGACTCACAG ccgACGTCCACATCTTCAACGCCCTGATCTCAGCAGCTCCAGAGGTCCGAGATAAATACAACGAGAGATGGGATGTCGTCATT gagCTCTTGAACCAGATGAGTCAACAGAAAGTTCAGCCCAACCTGCTGACCTTCAACAGTGTTCTCAAAGCTCTGAGACGATGTGGCTTTTTGGCCAAAACACAATCAATACACACTCTAAATGAGATGAAAGCTTTGGGCAtag CCCCCAGCCTGGCCTCCTTTGACCACATCCTTGCAGTCTTTTTCAAAGGAG CCTCTCGCCCGGCCAACAGTGACATTTtccaggaagtgatgtcagagcTGGCAGGAACCAGCTTCACCTGCCGGGACCCTGATGACG cTCATTTCTTCTCAAATGCAATGAGAACA TGTGTGGAAATCAAAGATCTGGAGCTGGCTTATAAGATCCAGAGTCTGCTGGAAGTGGGTGAGAACTGGAGGCTTTTGCGAGATCCCTACAGAAGTTATTTCTA TGGTAGCTTCTTCAGTCTGCTGTGTATGATGGAGCACATTGACGTGGTGATGAAGTGGTACAGACGGCTCGTTCCCTCG GTGTATTACCCGAACACTCAGGGACTTAGGGACTTGATGCAGGCTCTGGACACTGACGGCCGTCTGGACTTGCTGCCTGTTATATGGAAAG ATATCTGCTCTCTGGGTCATGATAATAAATCTGATCTTGTGGAGGAGCTGCTCAACCTGATggccagagacacacacagtcctgaG GTTCAGGAGTCTTTTGCAGCATGTGCTCTGGatgtaaaaagtgtgtttgctgGAGATAGAGGAAACAAAAGCCTGGAGTggagctcctcctctctctcaaacaTCACCTCCCTGCTGCTGCGAGCCAACAAGACCCAACAGGCCTG GGAGATGCTGCAGCTCTTCAAATCCAAGAACAGAGTTCCAGC AACGGGCCTGTTGGAGGAATTCCTGTCAGCGTGTCACAGTGAGGGCTCCACAAAGAGGGCCGTGGCGCTGGTTCAGCTGTCTGCagccttctgtctgtctgcaacACCCACACTCGCAAAGCGAACACTGTCTGAGTTTGATCTGACGGAGGAACAAAG AGCCATACTTTTGGACCTGGAGTCTGCAGGAGAGTCCTCAGAGTGA